TGTACATGTAGGTCGAGCAGCCCCTCGGGAGCACTTAAAAAAACTAACcatgtatgttttgtaaataatattttattagctcTCGTTAGAACGAGCCGACTGAATCACTTTTTGTATGACTGTGCGGTTTTTTATGAAAGAGCAAGATACATTTGCGTTTAATTAGAAACCTTCACAATATGATCAATTTATTAGgtatcaataaacaaaataagtggtaattaatttaatttatctaagTCCATGGACGGTAGTGACTACTTACCATTAGACTGGAAGCTGCCTCGTCATCCCATttagagaatataaaaaaaaacataagtgaAAGGTGTCTTTATGACTCCTATATGTACCTAAATGGCAAATTCATAGCAAAAACCATCCTACCTGCTTTATCTCATATGTACTAAACCTTGTATTTATAAAGCTTTTCTATTACTAACCTAAGTACTACCTACTTTCTCTATTCGGTTACTTAAAGTAAAAAGCCACATTATCCGTGGATATCTATTCATAtcgaatacttataaataaaacttattttaatacgtaCAAAGTTTTGCATATACCTACTACTTTGTTTTCTTGTTAATTCTTCTTCTTTTCTTTGttaatgcggcgatagcctggttgggtgtggaacggtctgccaagacgaatgtccgcaggttcaaatcccagggcacacacctctgacttttctaaaaatcacgtgtattctttgtgaatttatcgttcgctttaacggtgaaggaaaacatcgtgagaaacctgccgtccgagaagttctctataggaatttcgaaggtgtgtgaagtctaccaatccgcactaggccagcgtggtggactaaggcctaatccctctcagtagtagaggaggcccgtgctcagcagtgggcaagtatataatacagggctgatattattattattattgttttcttgaTAAGGATAAATATCAAGtgtcattattttttgtgacgagttgcataaaaatatgcattattgTTAGATTAAATTTTAGGAatgtacgtttatttttatttaatatcttatcGGGATATTTAGCGAATTAGCATTCCATAGATAGTCATTTTGTTATTGCACAAGTATCTCTTGATACTATCTCTTTGTTCAATTTGATGTTGTTTTCGCGTGAGTTGTTTCACATTCTGAAAACACCCTAACAAAAGGTAcgttaaatattacttataataataataattatatacattctcttagagtagaagTAGTGGCAtcgtgttaaattaaatttgattttatttatatctatattggtcggaacttatactttttatgttaCCACTATAGTTGGAGTAACCAAGTagtattgtaaagtattatattttaagatgtaTGTATGgttccatttagtaacgcaatgttaaaagaACCTTGCATATTGTATGCTACAATTGATATACTATACACGTATAGTCACTAAATATTTCTACAGTGAGACAATTTAAGACACTAAATTATAagatattagttattttaaaaatgtctttattaaaagtaatgcagagatcatttaaaattttccacCAGATTGTTGCTTTCAATGGCGCTAAATAATAAACGAAGCGTTTTGTTGTATGATATTcttttcttttgtataaaaatacatttatatattgatataaaattttcgtataaatataaagtcatAGTGAAGGTTTAGTCCCATGCGCCGGGGCAGTTGTAGTGTCTGTTGATGCGAAGCCAGTCCTTGTCGGTGATGAAGATGCGCTGTCCCATATCACCCTCGTGTtcctaaaaacaaatatattcctCACAGcgaaagtaataatataaactctATATAGAAGTAGATACCGAGAGACGCTATgtgcatataatattttgctaaaGTATTTTGCTGTGACGATATATACGCTCACATCTCTATTTTCGAAGGGTAGACAGGTTTTGTACCCTGCACGATTCAGTGTACGTACAGTATACCCAGATAAACCAAAttttgatatgaaaataaaGCCAAGACTTAACTTACCTCTTTAGATAAATTTGGTAAAGGAGAACTAGATCAGTTCATGACTAATATACTAcgaacaaatatgaataaagttTTTACCTGTAGAGCCACGATGGTCTTCTCACCATTGGCTGAAAGCGAAGGGTCCGTAGTGCATGCAGCTCACGTAGTCGTATTCAATGTCCAGGTTGCTCACCATGTCAGAAGTGTAAATGGCGAAGTTATGCTCAGTGCCTAAATACAAACAGATACTTTTaagaatgatattaaaattatgttctttGATATTGGCCTCATCTCCTATTATCCTGATATCCTATTTATATTCTGACTCTACATTTTGAATAGCTCAGATCATAAAACAGTTAGGtatgatttgaataaaaaatgttagttgTTACGTCAAAATGACTGCACAGACATTGAATTACAACcggtttcaataaacgatcccaatttcaATCGACAATCCGATTCctcaaaaaaatcaatcaaaacaactcatttgtaagcacgtcataaaaaactttgttctgattggtccatttttagtCAGGTCAAAAAAAGCGTTTGGGATtgtatattgaaaatggcggttaatcaaTTTATGATATACCAAAATTTACATACCAGGTCTAAGATTCTCCTCAACAATCTTGACGTAATCATCTCTGTTGTAAGTGGACTGCATGTGCAGGAAGCCGAGGATGTGCATCCACTCGTGAACGATGGTGGGGTGGCGGAAGCAGCCGGTGCCTGGCACGTTGCGCGCCAGGTTCAAAGTGTGGATGCCGCGGGATTCCCAGTAGCCGACGTGCGCGAAGCAACCGCCAGCACCGCCCTTGATTATACGCAAACAAAGACATCAGTGTAAAGAATTGATATCTAAGCACTGAAAATTTACCGTGATAAGCTATTGTGCGGCCAATGCTAATCTTTTTTCTGTGGGTATGTAGGGACGAAGACgtgtatgtataatttatttgcttctAGAAGAgtgtgaatttaaaaaaaaaacacagtcgTTTTATCTCCATACTGACATTGTGACTACCACGAGAAACAAGTAACAACTAAccatttaagtattatttttcattcCCAACATAAAAATCTAACATCGCATAAAACTGATTTACCACCATAATCGTTTTATCttccaaataatttaataggCAACCTAAAACAATAGAGGTAAAACTGTGGACATGTTTTTGTATAGGTTTCTTGAATTCGTAATTTAAGTGCGACTATAGTCAACTTAAAATAGGACTGTCTCGGTGGTATTGTGTGCGCGATACCATTGCTCTGAGAGCCCAGGTTCGAGTCTTGAGTcagacaaaatgatattggctTTTTCTGCTTTGTTTTTCTGCCCGGTATGGCTATATggtcaccccctatcacatcatgggacggaacacacttgaaaGAAAAtaggtgctctggttgcacctctgcctatgtCTTCGagtataaaggcgtgatgtgtgttcgttttgttgttatttgctactattatgtttattattgaatCGTATTGATTTTCTAGTGCACGCATAAGTAAACGTCAACGTTGTCAACAACAACTAAATCAACTTACAGTAACTCTAACAAAGACTGTGTCTTCAGGTTCACGGTAGCGGAATTTGACGCAGGTGTGCCTCTCGATGTCCCTTATACCTTCTTCGATAGCCTCCTTCTGGATCGgacctaataataaaaatattgttgatttgTATAGTACTTAAAAGTCAAGTTTGAGGTATTTAGAGAATATTTGATACCAAATagacaaaacaaataaagattCCGTATTTATGCATCGttgaataaaactttactttaaataacTAAGTAATAAGAGTTTaagaataaagttattaaatagcaatttgcaggttacttttataatatattactattctCTGTTAGCATAAATCTACTCGCAAGATTTTTGATACCATACTATGATTTTTATCTTCTAGACAAATTGATGTCTAGGCGGAGTAGCGCGCTTTATTGACGCTAAAACTATTAGTAAAAGTTCACCTCTATTTTTTTCGACGTATTTGAAGCTTTCAGTCAATCTaagacattttttaatcaaaggttatttaattcaatgaatgtaaattaatgcTCATGATTATATTCCAGTAGTCTTGGTAGAGGAACACAACCGCGTTAAAGGAACCAACAGTGTGTTAACTTGCAATAAGCCAGCATAGAGGACTAAGGATTAAACTCTGTGGTAGAGAggcctttttttttgttttcgcggagaaagtgccttattactaccgcccagccttcgtgggggcgactgagcggttatgctggggtaaccgtgcgttacggcccggcgttgagccgcccggatttgatgatgaccttgggcgaccgccgggccgagtcctaacacctatatacaacttaacctatgcacggcaccagctaaaactccgcggtggccctcttcggcgtgGGAGGGCTGCGGGcctcctctgacgttgaagtgtctagtctgcgaccgcNNNNNNNNNNNNNNNNNNNNNNNNNNNNNNNNNNNNNNNNNNNNNNNNNNNNNNNNNNNNNNNNNNNNNNNNNNNNNNNNNNNNNNNNNNNNNNNNNNNNNNNNNNNNNNNNNNNNNNNNNNNNNNNNNNNNNNNNNNNNNNNNNNNNNNNNNNNNNNNNNNNNNNNNNNNNNNNNNNNNNNNNNNNNNNNNNNNNNNNNNNNNNNNNNNNNNNNNNNNNNNNNNNNNNNNNNNNNNNNNNNNNNNNNNNNNNNNNNNNNNNNNNNNNNNNNNNNNNNNNNNNNNNNNNNNNNNNNNNNNNNNNNNNNNNNNNNNNNNNNNNNNNNNNNNNNNNNNNNNNNNNNNNNNNNNNNNNNNNNNNNNNNNNNNNNNNNNNNNNNNNNNNNNNNNNNNNNNNNNNNNNNNNNNNNNNNNNNNNNNNNNNNNNNNNNNNNNNNNNNNNNNNNNNNNNNNNNNNNNNNNNNNNNNNNNNNNNNNNNNNNNNNNNNNNNNNNNNNNNNgtaaatgttaaatattaaatgtagtaAACGTTAGGCTAATACGTACTCGAAGAATGCCACAGCTACCCATTTAGGATAAACTAAACTATTGTTGGCACTCTATTAGTCAGTGGCACTTtgaaattcaaacaaaatattatacattttactgtagtgaaaaatgtctaaaaatatatattcgctagtggtaggatatattttatatccacccggataacgaccaccgtacacaaggtgttaaaacttaCAACACGCCATATTagttcacgtaagtgtgtcgctttctGGGATCAGCTTattgtacatccggttccaacaggctggcatagttgtgttaactgtcgaggggtaatctctcgttagtcgacattctattgaactcctCTCTGATGGTAGGTGTTCATCACTTTGCTCTACCgtatagaaacaaaaatgttttgatcCTGAATGGGTGCAGTCTTTAATTCAACATTAAAAATGGTAATGCTATTTTAAAAAACGAAATGATG
The sequence above is drawn from the Manduca sexta isolate Smith_Timp_Sample1 chromosome 28, JHU_Msex_v1.0, whole genome shotgun sequence genome and encodes:
- the LOC119190981 gene encoding LOW QUALITY PROTEIN: zinc metalloproteinase nas-4-like (The sequence of the model RefSeq protein was modified relative to this genomic sequence to represent the inferred CDS: inserted 2 bases in 1 codon); amino-acid sequence: MACLLYKSTIFLLLGPIQKEAIEEGIRDIERHTCVKFRYREPEDTVFVRVTGGAGGCFAHVGYWESRGIHTLNLARNVPGTGCFRHPTIVHEWMHILGFLHMQSTYNRDDYVKIVEENLRPGTEHNFAIYTSDMVSNLDIEYDYVSCMHYGPFAFSXNGEKTIVALQEHEGDMGQRIFITDKDWLRINRHYNCPGAWD